CGGAGACCGTCGCGGCGATCTTCCTCGAGCCGGTGCAGAACTCCGGTGGCTGCTTCCCGCCTCCCCCCGGCTACTTCCAGCGGGTGCGCGAGATCTGCGACAAGTACGACGTGCTCATGGTCAGCGACGAGGTCATCTGCGCCTTCGGCCGCATCGGCCACATGTTCGCCTGCGACGAGTACGGCTACGTCCCGGACATGATCACCTGCGCGAAGGGCATGACCTCCGGCTACTCCCCCATCGGCGCGACGATCGTCAGCGACCGCATCTATGAGCCCTTCAAGCACGGGGACACGTCGTTCTACCACGGCTACACCTTCGGCGGTCACCCGGTCTCCGCCGCGGTGGCGCTGGAGAACCTCGACATCTTCGAGGAGGAGCGGCTCAACGAGCGCGTCCGCGAGAACTCACCGCTGTTCCGCGCCGAGCTCGAGAAGCTGCTCGACCTGCCGATCGTCGGCGACGTCCGCGGCGCCGGCTACTTCTTCGGGATCGAGCTGGTCAAGGACAAGAACACGAAGGAGACCTTCGACGACGACGAGTCGGAGCGCCTGCTCCGCGGGTTCCTCTCCAAGGCCCTGTTCGACGCCGGCCTGTACTGTCGGGCCGACGACCGGGGAGACCCCGTGGTGCAGCTCGCGCCGCCGCTCACGATCGGTCCGAACGAGTTCGTCGAGATCCGGCAGATCCTGGAGTCGGTGCTGACCGAGGCGTCGAACCACCTGTAAGCCAAAAGCCCCCAAAGAGCCAGTCCGGGGCCGCACACCGCGGCCCCGGACTCGTGCCTTAACCGGTCTGGAGCAAAGCGTGGACTACCGCAACGTCGGGTTCTGGTTCGATTCGATCGCCGAGCAGGAGGACGGCTTCCGGCCGCGTCCCGGCCTCGCCTCCGACGCGGAGGCGGATGTCGTCATCGTCGGCGCCGGGCTGACCGGCCTGTGGACGGCGTACTACCTCCAGGAGCGCGACCCGTCCCTCCGCATCCTGCTGCTGGAGAAGGAGGTCGCCGGCTTCGGCGCCTCCGGCCGCAACGGCGGCTGGTGCTCGTCGCTGTTCCCCTGGTCGGCCGCCAAGCTGGAGAAGCGCTACGGCTTCGACGCCGCCGTGGCGACCCGCCGCGCGATGGTCGACACCGTGGACGAGGTCGGCCGGGTCGCCGAGGCGGAGGGCCTGGACATCGACTACGTGCGCGGCGGAACCGTCACGTTCGCCCGGTCGCGCCCCCAGATGGATGCCGCCCGCGCCGAGTTCGAGGAGTCGGAGCGCTACGGTGTCGACGAGGTGGCGCTGTGGGGCACCGAGACGGTGTTCGGTCGCTTCAACGTTCCGCATGCGGTGGCCGCGACGTTCACGCCGGCCTGCGCGCGCATCCACCCGGCCAAACTGGTGCGCGGCCTCGCCCGCGTCGTGGAGCGTCGAGGCGCCACCATCGCGGAGGGCACCGAGGTGCTCTCGTGGGAGAGCGGGACGGTGCGCGCCCGCTCCGGCGGTTCCGACCGGCTGGTCCGGGCGGGGATCGTGGTGAACGCCACCGAAGGGTACGGCTCGCAGCTGCCCCAGGTCGGGCGGCGCATCCTTCCGCTGTACTCGCTGATGATCGCGACCGAGCCGCTGCCCGACGCGACCTGGGACCGTATCGGCATCGAGCACGGCCAGACCTTCACCGACTTCCGCAACCTCATCGTCTACGGCCAGCGGACCGCCGACAACCGGTTCGCGTTCGGCGGCCGCGGTGCGCGGTACCACGCGGGCAGCGCCATCCGCCCCGAGTACGACCGGTCGCCGCGGGTGCGCGACCACCTCGTCCACACCCTGTTCGACCTGTTCCCGGATGCGGCCGGCGCGCGCATCACCCACCACTGGGGCGGCCCGCTCGGCGTTCCGCGCGACTGGCACGCCAGCGTCGGCTACGACCGGGATGCGCGCGAGGCGTGGGCGGGCGGCTACGTCGGCGACGGCCTGAGCACGACGAACCTGGCCGGCCGCACGCTCGCCGACCTGCTGACCGACACCGCGACCGACCTGACCGCGCTTCCGTGGGTCGGCCACCGCTCGCGGCAGTGGGAGCCGGAGCCGCTGCGCTTCGCGGGCGCGAACGCGGGTCTCCTCGCGATGGAGTCGGCCGACCTGGAGGAGTCCGTCACGCGCCGCGCCTCCGTCGTCGCCCGGGCCCTCGGCCCGCTGATCGGCCACTGACGACGCCCGCGGCGCCTGGCCGTGGCCGCGGCCGCGGCCGCCGAGCACCGTCGGACATTTGGGCGCCAACGTAGGAGATTCGTCCCCGATCCGGGCGCAACTCCATCCGCGCCGCGGTACGTCGGAGATCCGAAACGATCTCGCCGACGCGAAGAACCCAGAGAACGCAGAAAAGGGAGGATGCCCCAGCCGAAACGGCCGGGACATCCTCCCTTCAGAAGGAACCCGTCAGTCCTGGGCGAGGACGGCCTGCAGCTCCAGGGTGATGGTGACGTCGTCGCCGAGCAGCATGCCGCCGGTCTCGAGCGCCGCGTTGTAGGTGAGGCCGAAGTCCTCGCGCTTGATCTTGGTCTTCGCGGTCGCGCCGGCCTTGTAGTTGCCGTACGGGTCCTGGCCGAAGCCGCCGAAGTCGAACTCGAAGGTGACCGGCTTGGTGACGCCCTTGATCGTCAGGTCGCCGTCGACGAGGAACTCGCCGTCCTCGTGGCGCACACCGGTCGACACGAAGTCGATGGTCGGGTGCTCGTCGGCGAGGAAGAAGTCGCCGGTGCGGAGGTGCGCGTCGCGGTTCGCGTCCTTGGTGTTGATGGAGGCGACGTCGGCCTTGGCGGTGACCTTGGAGTCGAGCGGGTTCTCAGCGGTGACGAAGGTGGCGTCGAAGTTCTCGAACACGCCCTTCACCTTGCTAATCATCAGGTGGCGGATGCTGAAGCCGACCTCGCTGTGGCTGGGGTCGATCGTCCACGTGCCTGCCTTGTAACCGGGGATCTCGATGGTCACGGTGTCTCCTTGTAAGTCTTGACGCCGGGCGGCCTGTCCACCCGCGTTCGAGTACATGCAAGCGCATTGACCGTCGATCTATTCCGCACTCCGCAAAAAAAGTTGACGCGTCACTCTTTCGGTGCGAGCGAGCGCCGCAGTTCCAGGAGTTTCAGCGCATCCGCGTCGATCTGAGAAGCCGGGATGCGCCCCTGCTGCACCGCCGCGACGATGGCGTCGATGAGCGCATCCGGGTCGCCGCCCGCGGGCAGCACGTCGAGCACCATGGTGTTGCCGGCGGCGATCGCCTGCACCGCGTTCTCCCCCGGGTCCTGGTACTGCGGCAGCCCGGTGTCCTGCAGCATCCGCAGGTCGTCGGTGATGCTGACGCCGTGGAAGCCGAGTTCGTCGGTCAGGATGCGGTGCCAGGCGGGCGAGAGCGACGCGGGCGCCGCATCCACCTGCGTGTAGGCGAGGTGTCCGAACATGACCAGCTCTGCGCCGGCGGAGATGCCGGCCTGGAAGGACGGCGCGTCGCGGGTCCCCCAGTCGGCCTTGCTGACCGGGGTGGCCGGGACCGCGTGGTGCGAGTCGGCCTCGGTCTCGCCGTGACCTGGGAAGTGCTTGAGCGTGCTGAAGACGGTGCCGCGTTCGCCGGTCACCGAGGCGGCCACCCGGGCCGACGCGCCGCCGGGCTCGGTCCCGAGCACACGGTCGGCGATGAACGAGGACGGATCGGCGGTGACGTCGGCGACGGTGCCGAAGTTCACCGAGATGCCCGCGTCCTGCAGCAGCTGCGCACGCCGGGCGAACGCCGCCTGCGTCGCGGCGGGCTGCTGGGAGCGCAGCGTGTCGGCGCCGGGCTGGTCGTCCCAGCCGAGCCGGGTGACGTCTCCACCCTCCTCGTCGACTCCGATCAGCGGAGGAAGCCCCGGGTCGGACGCCTTCATCGTCGCGGTCTGCGCCGCGAGGGCGGCGGGGGTGCCGGGGATGTTGTCGCCCATCAGGATCATCCCGCCCAGCCCGTACCGGTCGACGTAGCCGCGCAGCGCTGCCGGGTCGGTGCCGGGCAGATGGAACATGAACAGCCCGGCGACCTTCTGCCGCAACGTCTGATTGGCGAGCCGCTGCTTCGCGTACGCGACGACCGGGTCGACGGTCGGCGTCGGCGTCGCAGTCGGCTTCTGCGTCGCCGACCGGGCCGCAGGGGTCCCGGGCCGCGTCCCCGCATCACCGCCGAGCGGATGCGCGGGCGCCGCTCCGACACAGCCGGCCAGGGTCGCCGAGAGCGCCACGGCGACCGCCGCGGCGGTCCAGCGTCGGGCTGCGCGCATCCTTCGATGCTAACCCAGCCGGCTCATCCCTTCACGGCTCCGCCGAGGCCCGCACTGCGCAGGAACAGTCCCTGGAACACCAGGAACAGCGCGATCGGGATGAGCGTCGAGATCGCCAGCGCGGCCAGGTACACATCCAGTTGGATGGCCGCCTGCAGCGTCGGGAGCCGGACCGACAGCGGCTGCAGCGCAGGGTCGCGCAGCACCAGCAGCGGCCACAGGTAGTCCTTCCAGGCGGCGATGATCGCGAACACCGAGACGACGCCGAGGATCGGCTTCGACATCGGCAGGACGATCGACCAGAACAGCCGGAAGGGTCCGGCGCCGTCGGTCCGCGCCGCCTCGAACACCTCGCGCGGCAGGTTGTCGAAGAACCGCTTCACCAGCACCACGTTGAAGGCGCTGGCGCCGGCCGGCAGCCACACCGCCCAGAACGTGTTGATCAGCGACTGCCCGAGCAGCGGCGGGTTGAGGATGGTCAGGTATAGCGGCACGAGCAGCACCACCGAGGGTACGAACAGCGTCGTGAGGATGAGGCCGTACAGCACCTTCCCGTACGCGGGTCGCAGCACGCTCAGCGCGTACCCGGCGGTCGTCGCGACGATGATCTGCGCGGCCCACGACCCGGCGGCGACCCAGATCGTATTGACGAACTGCACATCGATGTGGACGGTCGACCACGCTGTGGACAGGTTGGCCCAGTCCACGCCGTGCGGGAACAGCGCCATGGGCGTGCGGAGCGTGTCGACCGTCGGCGTGATCGCCGACTTGGCCAGCCATAGCAGCGGGCCGAGGCCGACGACGATGAGCACCACGAGCAGCACTGCGTGTATGACGCGGGTGCTCCACTTCACCCCGGGCCGGCGCCCGTCGAACACCGAGAGGATGCCGCGATCGCCCGCATTCTCGGACGCGCGGCGTCTGCGCCGCCGGCGAGGCGGCTCGGGTGCGCCGCCCTCTTCGATCACGTCGGTGAGGACGTTCCTGACTTCGGGCGGCAGCGAGGTCGTGGTGGTCAATTCTGGCTCCAGGACTTGGTGAGGCGGAAGTACACGAGCGACAGCACGGCGAGGAACGCGGCGAGGATCAGGCTGAGGGCGGTCGCCGCGCCGTAGTCGCCGCCGAGCGAGTTCTGGAACGCGTACCGGTAGATGAGCAGCAGGATGGTCACTGTCGAGTCGACCGGTCCGCCCCCGGTGAAGAGGAACGGCTCGAGGAACACCTGCGCGGTCCCGATGATCTGGAGGATGAGCGTGATGAGCAGGATGCTGCGCAGCTGCGGCATGGTCACGTGCCACACCTTCTGCCAGATGCTGGCGCCATCCACCTCCGCCGCGTCGTACAGCTCCGGCGCGACGCCGGTGATGGCGGCCAGGTAGATGATGATCGTCCCGCCCGCCGCCGCCCAGGTCGCCTCGACGACCAGTGACGGCATCGCCTGGGCGGCCGACTGGATCCACGGCTGCGGCGGGATCCCCACCCAGCCGAGGATCGTGTTGAACACGCCGTCCGGCCGGGCATCGTAGAAGAACTTCCACAGCAGCACCGCGACCACCGGCGGCACGACGACCGGCAGGTAGGCGAGCGCGCTGTACAGCCCCTTCGCCCGCTTCACCTCGCTCATCAGCACGGCGGCGATCAGCGGCACCGGGTACCCGAGGATCAGCGCGAGGAGGGCGAACCAGGCGGTGTTGCCGACCGCCGTCCAGAACAGCGGATCGTTCACCACCTGGACGAAGTTGTCCCAGCCGACCCAGGTGGGCGCGCTGACCAGGTTGGTGTGCTGGAAGCTCATCACCACGCTGCGCACGATCGGCCACCACGAGAAGACGCCGAAGATGACCAGCATCGGCAGCAGGAAGAGCAAGGTGCTGGCGCCCCCGCCGCGCACCCAGGTGAGGGGTGTGCGGCGGGGGCGGCTCAGCGGACGGTCGTGAGTCGTCATTTGTCGGCGTCGACGAGCTTCTGGATGTCGCCGTCGACCTTGGTGAGCAGGGCGTCGATGTCGGCGTTCTTATCCGTCAGCACCGCCTGGACCACCGAGTCGAGCGCACCGTAGAGCTCCTGCGTGTGCTTGTTCGGCTCGGGCACGAGGGTGGCGTCGAAGATCTTGTCGGTGAACGGCGCGACGTTCTCCTGCGGGACGTTCACCTCATCCTTGATCCACTCCATGTTCTGGTCGTAGGTGGCCTTGTCGAACACCGGCAGCGTGGGCACACCGACCGGCTGGTTCGACTTCACGAGCACCTTGGCGTCGGCGATGGCCTGGTCCTTGTTGAGCAGCTTCTGCATGTAGTAGAAGTCGATCCACTTGACCGCGGCCTCCTTCTCCGCCTGCGACGACTTGGGGCTGACCGCCGCCACGTTGCCGCCGACGAGGACGCCCGCGTCGCTGTTGCCCGCATCGACCGGCAGCATTGTCAGCCCGTAGTTCTTCGGGTCCACGCTGTTCTGCTGGACCAGCGAGGTGAGCACGTCCGAGCCGGACGGGTACATGGCGATCTGCCCGGCGCCGAACGCCTGGTTGATTCCGCTCCAGTCGAGCAGGAAGTTGCTTCCGACCGAGTTGTCCTGGAACCGGAGGTCGTGCAGCCACTGCAGAGCCTCCTTGGTGACCGGATTGTTGGTGGTGACCTTCGTCTTCCCGCCGTCCGTGGTCTCCATCCGGCCTCCGCGCGAGTACACCGTGGTGGTGAGTTCCCAGCCGCCGGTGTTGCCCTGCGTCATCTGCATGTAGCCGGCGACGCCCGGAACCTTCTCGGAGATGGTCTTGGCGTCCTTGCGGACCTCGTCCCAGGTCGTCGGCGGCTTGTCGGGGTCGAGGCCGGCCTTCTGGAAGATCTCGCGGTTGTACGAGAGACCCATCGCGTACGGACCGTACGGGATCCCGTAGATCTTGTCGCCCGACTTCGCCACGGCGAGCACGTTCTCGTTGAACTTGTCCGCGTACGGCAGCTTCTTCACCTCCGCTGTGATGTCGGCCAGCTGACCGGCCTGCAGCAGCGACTGGGAGTCGGTGAACGGCACGTTGAAGACGTCCGGGAGGGTTCCGCCCGCGAGCTGCGTCGCGAACGTGGGCCCCGTCCACTGGTACTCCTCGGACTTGACGACGACGTTCGGGTTGGCCTTCTCGAACTCCTTGACCCGGTCGTCGAAGGCCTTGAAAGCGGCCTTGTCGCTGCCAGGGATGAGGCTGGCGACGGTGATGTGGACCTTGCCGTCGGATTCACCGCCGGATGACGAGCATCCGGCCAGCAGCCCGGCTCCGGCGATCGTGACCGCGGCGACCGCCGCGATCGTGCGTGGTGACTTCATTGTCTGGACCCTTTCGAGTGTGATGCGTTGCGTGGATGGTGCGTTCAGGTGGTGAGGTGCCCCGCGGCGCGCTGCTGGGTGCGCAGCCACGCCGTCGAGTCGGGAGGCAGCAGTCCGCCGACGAGCGGACTGGTGCTGAGCAGGATCGCCTGGTGCTCGGGAAGAGCGACCGGGACGGCGGACAGGTTGGTCACGCTGACGAAGGCGCGCCCGCGGGCGAACGCGAGGACTCCCGGCTGGGCGTCGAGCCAGGCGAGCGGCCCGTCACCCAATGCCGGCTCGGCGCGGCGGATGCGGAGGGCCTGGCGGTACAGCCAGAGCATCGAGGACGGGTCGCTCTGCTGCGCGTGGACGGTGAGCTCGGCCCAGTCTGCGGGTTGCGGCAGCCAGGGTGGCGCCGATGCTCCCTCCGGGCTGAAGCCGAAGGGAGCGACGGTCCCCCGCCACGGCAGCGGCACGCGGCAGCCGTCCCGCCCGGGGTCGACGCCGCCGGACCGCGCGTGCATCGGATCCTCGCGCAGTTCGTCGGGGAGGTCTTCGACTTCGGGCAGCCCGAGCTCGTCGCCCTGGTAGATGTACAGCGAGCCCGGGAGGGCGGCCGTGAGCAGCGCCGCCGCCCGCGCGCGGCGGCGACCGAGTGCGAGGTCGGTGGGCGTCCCTTTGCGCTTCTTCGCGAACGCGAAGGAGGAGTCCTCGCGGCCGTAGCGGGTCACCGCCCGGGTGACGTCGTGGTTGGAGAGCACCCAGGTGCTCGGCGCCTGCACGGGGGCGTGCGCGGCGAGGGTCTCGTCGATGGAGGCTCGCAACTCGTCCGCATCCCACGGCCGGGCCAGGAAGTCGAAGTTGAAGGCGGTGTGCAGCTCGTCCGGCCGGAGGTACATCGCGAACCGCTCGATGTCGGGGAGCCACAGCTCGCCCACCAGTACACGGGTGCCCGGGTAGCCGTCGGCGAGGTTCCGCCAACTGCGGTAGATGTCGTGCAGCTCGTCCCGGTCCTGGTTGGGGTGCTCCCCCGCTCCGGGATGCTCGGGAACCTCCGGGAGCGCCGGATCCTTGACGAGAAGGGCCGCGGAGTCGATCCGGACGCCGGCGACGCCGCGGTCGAACCAGAAGCGCAGGATGTCCTCATGCTCCCGGCGGACGTCGGGGTGGTTCCAGTTGAGGTCGGGCTGCTGCGGGCTGAACAGGTGCAGGTACCACTCGCCGGGGGTCCCGTCGGGGTCGGTCGTGCGCGTCCAGGTCTCGCCGGAGAAGTTCGACGGCCACGCGGTCGGCATGACGTCGCCGTTCTCGCCGCGCCCGGGCCGGAACCAGAACCGCTCGCGCTCCGGAGCTCCGGGACCGGCGTCGAGGGCCTCCTGGAACCAGCGATGGCGGTCGGAGACGTGATTCGGGACGATGTCGATGATGGTGCGGATGCCGAGCGCGA
This region of Leifsonia sp. fls2-241-R2A-40a genomic DNA includes:
- a CDS encoding aspartate aminotransferase family protein, which translates into the protein MTTTVETFGEPIAAEEAALQAKARDHLWMHFARQSVMEDGQGVPIITRGEGHHIWDSHGKQYIDGLSGLFVVNAGHGRKRLAEVAAKQAEQLAFFPIWSYAHPNAIELADRLASYAPGDLNRVFFSTGGGEAVETAFKLAKYYWKLQGRPTKHKVLSRAVAYHGTPQGALAITGIPAMKEMFEPVTPGGFRVPNTNFYRADEMGAPTDDIEAFGVWAANRIEEMIQFEGPETVAAIFLEPVQNSGGCFPPPPGYFQRVREICDKYDVLMVSDEVICAFGRIGHMFACDEYGYVPDMITCAKGMTSGYSPIGATIVSDRIYEPFKHGDTSFYHGYTFGGHPVSAAVALENLDIFEEERLNERVRENSPLFRAELEKLLDLPIVGDVRGAGYFFGIELVKDKNTKETFDDDESERLLRGFLSKALFDAGLYCRADDRGDPVVQLAPPLTIGPNEFVEIRQILESVLTEASNHL
- a CDS encoding FAD-binding oxidoreductase, translating into MDYRNVGFWFDSIAEQEDGFRPRPGLASDAEADVVIVGAGLTGLWTAYYLQERDPSLRILLLEKEVAGFGASGRNGGWCSSLFPWSAAKLEKRYGFDAAVATRRAMVDTVDEVGRVAEAEGLDIDYVRGGTVTFARSRPQMDAARAEFEESERYGVDEVALWGTETVFGRFNVPHAVAATFTPACARIHPAKLVRGLARVVERRGATIAEGTEVLSWESGTVRARSGGSDRLVRAGIVVNATEGYGSQLPQVGRRILPLYSLMIATEPLPDATWDRIGIEHGQTFTDFRNLIVYGQRTADNRFAFGGRGARYHAGSAIRPEYDRSPRVRDHLVHTLFDLFPDAAGARITHHWGGPLGVPRDWHASVGYDRDAREAWAGGYVGDGLSTTNLAGRTLADLLTDTATDLTALPWVGHRSRQWEPEPLRFAGANAGLLAMESADLEESVTRRASVVARALGPLIGH
- a CDS encoding YceI family protein, translated to MYSNAGGQAARRQDLQGDTVTIEIPGYKAGTWTIDPSHSEVGFSIRHLMISKVKGVFENFDATFVTAENPLDSKVTAKADVASINTKDANRDAHLRTGDFFLADEHPTIDFVSTGVRHEDGEFLVDGDLTIKGVTKPVTFEFDFGGFGQDPYGNYKAGATAKTKIKREDFGLTYNAALETGGMLLGDDVTITLELQAVLAQD
- a CDS encoding glycoside hydrolase family 3 N-terminal domain-containing protein, coding for MRAARRWTAAAVAVALSATLAGCVGAAPAHPLGGDAGTRPGTPAARSATQKPTATPTPTVDPVVAYAKQRLANQTLRQKVAGLFMFHLPGTDPAALRGYVDRYGLGGMILMGDNIPGTPAALAAQTATMKASDPGLPPLIGVDEEGGDVTRLGWDDQPGADTLRSQQPAATQAAFARRAQLLQDAGISVNFGTVADVTADPSSFIADRVLGTEPGGASARVAASVTGERGTVFSTLKHFPGHGETEADSHHAVPATPVSKADWGTRDAPSFQAGISAGAELVMFGHLAYTQVDAAPASLSPAWHRILTDELGFHGVSITDDLRMLQDTGLPQYQDPGENAVQAIAAGNTMVLDVLPAGGDPDALIDAIVAAVQQGRIPASQIDADALKLLELRRSLAPKE
- a CDS encoding carbohydrate ABC transporter permease — protein: MIEEGGAPEPPRRRRRRRASENAGDRGILSVFDGRRPGVKWSTRVIHAVLLVVLIVVGLGPLLWLAKSAITPTVDTLRTPMALFPHGVDWANLSTAWSTVHIDVQFVNTIWVAAGSWAAQIIVATTAGYALSVLRPAYGKVLYGLILTTLFVPSVVLLVPLYLTILNPPLLGQSLINTFWAVWLPAGASAFNVVLVKRFFDNLPREVFEAARTDGAGPFRLFWSIVLPMSKPILGVVSVFAIIAAWKDYLWPLLVLRDPALQPLSVRLPTLQAAIQLDVYLAALAISTLIPIALFLVFQGLFLRSAGLGGAVKG
- a CDS encoding sugar ABC transporter permease, which translates into the protein MTTHDRPLSRPRRTPLTWVRGGGASTLLFLLPMLVIFGVFSWWPIVRSVVMSFQHTNLVSAPTWVGWDNFVQVVNDPLFWTAVGNTAWFALLALILGYPVPLIAAVLMSEVKRAKGLYSALAYLPVVVPPVVAVLLWKFFYDARPDGVFNTILGWVGIPPQPWIQSAAQAMPSLVVEATWAAAGGTIIIYLAAITGVAPELYDAAEVDGASIWQKVWHVTMPQLRSILLITLILQIIGTAQVFLEPFLFTGGGPVDSTVTILLLIYRYAFQNSLGGDYGAATALSLILAAFLAVLSLVYFRLTKSWSQN
- a CDS encoding extracellular solute-binding protein produces the protein MKSPRTIAAVAAVTIAGAGLLAGCSSSGGESDGKVHITVASLIPGSDKAAFKAFDDRVKEFEKANPNVVVKSEEYQWTGPTFATQLAGGTLPDVFNVPFTDSQSLLQAGQLADITAEVKKLPYADKFNENVLAVAKSGDKIYGIPYGPYAMGLSYNREIFQKAGLDPDKPPTTWDEVRKDAKTISEKVPGVAGYMQMTQGNTGGWELTTTVYSRGGRMETTDGGKTKVTTNNPVTKEALQWLHDLRFQDNSVGSNFLLDWSGINQAFGAGQIAMYPSGSDVLTSLVQQNSVDPKNYGLTMLPVDAGNSDAGVLVGGNVAAVSPKSSQAEKEAAVKWIDFYYMQKLLNKDQAIADAKVLVKSNQPVGVPTLPVFDKATYDQNMEWIKDEVNVPQENVAPFTDKIFDATLVPEPNKHTQELYGALDSVVQAVLTDKNADIDALLTKVDGDIQKLVDADK
- a CDS encoding glycoside hydrolase family 13 protein, with amino-acid sequence MDGGSAAPVAAPGAATDGATAIAAPPSDDPQWWRSAVIYQIYPRSFADGNGDGVGDLAGVREHLPYLADLGVDAIWFTPWYESPLADGGYDVADYRRIHPAFGDLHEAEALIREALALGIRTIIDIVPNHVSDRHRWFQEALDAGPGAPERERFWFRPGRGENGDVMPTAWPSNFSGETWTRTTDPDGTPGEWYLHLFSPQQPDLNWNHPDVRREHEDILRFWFDRGVAGVRIDSAALLVKDPALPEVPEHPGAGEHPNQDRDELHDIYRSWRNLADGYPGTRVLVGELWLPDIERFAMYLRPDELHTAFNFDFLARPWDADELRASIDETLAAHAPVQAPSTWVLSNHDVTRAVTRYGREDSSFAFAKKRKGTPTDLALGRRRARAAALLTAALPGSLYIYQGDELGLPEVEDLPDELREDPMHARSGGVDPGRDGCRVPLPWRGTVAPFGFSPEGASAPPWLPQPADWAELTVHAQQSDPSSMLWLYRQALRIRRAEPALGDGPLAWLDAQPGVLAFARGRAFVSVTNLSAVPVALPEHQAILLSTSPLVGGLLPPDSTAWLRTQQRAAGHLTT